A window of Chlamydiales bacterium STE3 genomic DNA:
TCTTTTTTTTGGCATTAGAGCTTGTTCTTCTTACTTCAATCCCAACATTCCTGTTTACAGAATTGCAAGAGACCCTACTTGGCATCCTTTGCAGCTTTATAATAAAGAAAATAACATTACAGCCTTTTCTGGTGAATTACTTGCAGAGATAGCAGAGGAGCAGAATTTAAAGGTAGAGCTCTTTTCCTCTGGTTCACAGAACTTATTTGAAGGATTGGATTATCAAACTGTCGATGCGGTCCTCTCATCGCTAAACCCCGATCTTGTGGCTAAGGGAAGTTATTTCTTTTCTGAGCCTTATTACAGTTTTGGGGCCGTGATTGTCGTCCCCGCTAATTCGAAAATCGCTGCGCTGGAGGACTTAAGCAATAAAGTAGTCGCCGTCAAGAGAGGCTCTTCAGTACTTTTCAATTTGCCGCTTGCTTCTTCTGCTATTATTACTCCTTATGATAGCCCGACGTTCGTGCTCAATGAATTGATTCTCAATCGGATTGACGCGGTCATAATGGATCAATTTACAGCCTATCTTTTTTTGAGCGAGTTTTTTCGCAATAGGTTGAAAGTAGCGAGCTTGCCAATTACAATTGAAGGTTTACGTCTTATTACAAAGAAGGATGCTAAAGGCGCTTTTCTGATTAAGAAGTTTAACGAGGGATTAAAAGCCCTAAAGGAAAACGGTACCTATGACCTTCTTCTCAATAAATGGGATCTAAGCTTTCAGGGTGCACTGGACAGTAAAATGGATTGATCTTATAGAGTTTAGAGCATGTTAACGTATGCAAGTAAAGACATCTTTTCCTTTTTCAAAAAAAACAATATTGCATTTGCCTTTTATTTTTTCTCTCATTGCCCCATTTTTCAAAGTTTAATTTTCATTATCTAATGAATTTTTCATGATAAATTTTGCTGTATTCAATCGGAATAATTTATTTAAAATTAGTTGCTATTCAAATTGCCCATAGTGAGATATCCCTGCCTGCATATGTGCTCGATAGAAATTTATTTCCATCAGCTGAATCTTGTTGATAGATGGAATGCTCAAGCCTTAGGAGCAACGATCATGTTCTAAAATGTACTAATCAGTGCTCACATTGAGGCTT
This region includes:
- a CDS encoding putative bacterial extracellular solute-binding protein (Product derived from UniProtKB/Trembl:D6YU42), translating into MVTLSQTWKEIGRSIISKKTFKVFFVISAFLFLFFGIRACSSYFNPNIPVYRIARDPTWHPLQLYNKENNITAFSGELLAEIAEEQNLKVELFSSGSQNLFEGLDYQTVDAVLSSLNPDLVAKGSYFFSEPYYSFGAVIVVPANSKIAALEDLSNKVVAVKRGSSVLFNLPLASSAIITPYDSPTFVLNELILNRIDAVIMDQFTAYLFLSEFFRNRLKVASLPITIEGLRLITKKDAKGAFLIKKFNEGLKALKENGTYDLLLNKWDLSFQGALDSKMD